Proteins encoded together in one Astatotilapia calliptera chromosome 7, fAstCal1.2, whole genome shotgun sequence window:
- the cers3b gene encoding ceramide synthase 2, with protein MLQTVGEWIWWDRLWLPGNLSWSALEDKEGRVYAKVSHLYASLPCALCLLVVRYLFERYFATPLANFWGIRDKIRLPAEQNPILEKYFCSQTRVPSQADVWSLCKKTGWPERRVQVWFRRRRNQERPGLRKRFSEASWRCAFYLFAFFGGILALYDKPWVYNLREVWAGFPKQSLLPSQYWYYMLEMGFYLSLVFSLTFDVKRKDFKEQVVHHMATLTLLSFSWISNFVRIGTLVMVVHDSSDILLEGAKVFNYATWQQTSNGMFVVFAVVFMVTRLIVFPFWLIHCTWVYPLELYPAFFGYYFFNVMLLVLQLLHLYWAALILRMVYKFIFTQLEGDDRSDKEEDDSDPPIERNHKPSHMNGSGARGRANGH; from the exons ATGTTGCAGACAGTTGGGGAGTGGATCTGGTGGGACCGTTTGTGGCTGCCAGGAAATTTGTCCTGGTCTGCTTTAGAGGACAAGGAAGGTCGTGTCTATGCGAAAGTGTCTCATCTTTATGCCTCTCTACCCTGTGCCCTTTGCCTGCTTGTAGTCAGATACTTGTTTGAAAG GTACTTTGCCACACCACTGGCTAATTTTTGGGGAATCAGGGACAAGATACGTCTCCCAGCAGAACAAAACCCTATACTAGAAAAATACTTCTGCAGCCAAACACGGGTTCCTTCTCAA GCTGACGTGTGGTCTCTGTGTAAGAAGACTGGCTGGCCAGAAAGGAGAGTTCAGGTGTGGTTCAGGAGGAGAAGGAACCAGGAGCGACCGGGGCTTCGAAAGAGGTTCAGTGAAGCCAG TTGGAGATGTGCATTTtatctttttgcattttttggtGGAATCCTAGCTCTCTATGAT AAACCCTGGGTTTATAATCTAAGGGAAGTTTGGGCAGGTTTTCCTAAACAG TCCCTTCTGCCATCACAGTACTGGTATTACATGTTGGAAATGGGCTTCTATCTTTCTTTGGTCTTCAGTCTCACATTTGATGTGAAACGAAAA GACTTTAAAGAGCAGGTGGTTCATCATATGGCCACACtgactctcctgagtttttcctgGATTTCAAACTTCGTCCGTATCGGAACCCTTGTCATGGTTGTTCATGACTCTTCTGACATCCTACTCGAG GGTGCAAAAGTATTCAACTACGCCACGTGGCAGCAGACTTCTAACGgcatgtttgtggtgtttgcagTCGTCTTTATGGTGACAAGActtattgtttttcctttttg GCTGATTCACTGTACATGGGTGTACCCACTGGAATTGTATCCTGCCTTCTTTGGCTACTATTTCTTCAACGTCATGTTGTTGGTTCTCCAGTTGCTCCACCTGTACTGGGCTGCTCTCATATTAAGAATGGTTTACAAGTTTATCTTTACCCAG CTGGAAGGCGATGATAGGAGTGATAAAGAGGAAGATGACAGTGACCCACCGATAGAAAGAAACCACAAACCGAGTCACATGAATGGTTCTGGTGCCAGAGGCAGGGCCAATGGCCACTGA